The genomic window GATTCTCAAATCCAATTACAAATGCATTTTGAGGATTTTGTTTTGGCATTTATGTATTCGTATTTCGATTTTATTTATTCAGTGGGAACTTCGTACAAACCATCTACCACAGACTATGCTACAAGGCATAGTGGGCTTGAGCCCTTCTATCAGGTGAGCAGTGCAGTAGGAGGTGCCAGTCAGATGCAGCAGGATCAATTGGGATTTAGTCAGCCATATGGATATATGCCTCCATTCAGCTATAGCCAACCTCATCAATTACCACAACCTACACCAAGCACTTCATGGCCACAGTTCTCCCCTTTGCCCCCAGTCAGTTATCATCAACATTGTCAGTCACAGCATCCACAGCCTAGCACTAACCAGTCCCAATTCTCCCAATTACAAGCTTGCACAGGCTGTAACAATGCAGGTAATATATTCATCTTTTCTTGGATAAGTGTTTTAACTTTTTATTGTCTATCTTCCCTCTCGGCCTgctcaatactaattttatttcaatttctaacCATGCCCCTTCAAAAAGTGCTAATTTTGAATTGCttaccttttatttaaaaaatcattaaggCAAAAATTGGAAACTGAACAGTTCTTCATGTAGTCCAATAAATGCTTTCTTTCAATCTTTGTATGTAGCGAAAAAGGATTATAAAATTGTGAAGAAGGGATTATGTTGTTGTGTTTTGAGTTCGCAGAAATGGTTAGCATAATATATAATGAAACCATTTATCATGCCTCAAATCTACTAATGGTTTTCTGTTTTGATGTTATACTTGTAATTGActcggttttttttttttaaagtataccAATCTTGCATGTGGAACACACTAACTcatgttaatatttttgaaaGAATCTAAATTGTACTCTTTTTATCTTAATTGATCAGCCATCAGTATCTGACAACTACCATCTAGCTATTTTCATTTCTCTTTGACACCAATAATGAATTTGTAGGATATTCGCATTTGCAACCACCTAAAGAAATTGCCCCAAAACACAAAAAGCATGAACCTTCATCAAAACACAAAAAGAATGCAGCTATGGCTCCTACTGCTTCAATATGTGGTGGTGCACCGAGTGATTCCCATGCACAACAGCCACAGTTAAGCAACAAGCAACCATATTTTCTGCGGCAGCGGCAGAGCATCAGCCCACTACAACCCTCTCAATTGCATGCTGCTGCAGATGGTGGTAAGCAAGCACAGCAGTTCAATAATCTTACTGCTTTTTAACTTATAGTCAGTACATGCTCAAATGGTTATTTATTTTGTTCTCTGAGAATCCATTATTACAGCAGGTTCTGAGTTAGGAAGCATGCATTGTTTCTGCATTACCCTGACATTTAGTCCTCTTTGTTCATTTGTTTATATActttatttccatttatttatttttttcatttgtgaCAAATACTGTATAgcttttttcatttctatttatCTCCTTAGCCATTTTCACTGTACTATATTCATATTTTCATCTTCCTGCAGACATAGCCCCAAAACTCAAAAAACATGCATCTATGTCGAAACACAGAAAGAACTCGTCTATGAATCCTGCAGCCTCCATTCATGGTGGGCCACCTGGCCATTCCCAGACACAATTGCAAGCTGTTGTAAATGGTGGTAAGTGAATAAAGTAATTCAGAACTTCTAATCCTAAATGATCTTGTAATTAGGACACTACATTCTCAGTGAttctctattttgtttattttaataatCCATCCTTCTAGGTCAGAGTTCAGAAGCATGCTTCATTTCTGCATTACTTGAAATATTAGATTCTTCATTTATTTGTCTCTTTTTACTCAAGTTTTTCCCCCCAAAGGATTTGTGGTACATGTTTCAATGACATGTAAATTCCATGGTAGAGGAACTTCAACCATTATTTATTCACATTCTTTTACTTCGCTAGTAAAATTGCACTTGCCTCCTCAAGCAGATTATACAAGGTCCAGTGGTTATGTTCCCTTATATCCTGTGGATCCCATGGCTGTCCCTGGCCAATCACATCCCCAACAGTCCCCGTTGAGCCGTAGTGAATCTAGTGAACCTCAGCAACTGCATCCAAAGACAAGCCATTGCCGGCCTCAGTCATCCCAGCTGCGAGATAATTTAGATATTGGTACCATCTATATGCTATTTCTTTGTCACTCTATGAACCATCTACTTCCCGTGTATTTATATAACATTATACGGTTGGCTTTATCTTCTATCCAGTTTGACAATTTAACCATCTGTACCTGCATAAAAGcagtaatgaaaataaataaatgctaaaCATGATCGTCAATGTTAGTCTTTATtgacttgttaagttgcattggCTATTATGATGCTTATGTAATGTCAAATTCTATTTTCCTCTGTGCAAGTGCATTGATGTTTTCAGTCttgatataaatttttatattagcTTTTCATTTTGGATGGTGCGTCTGTTTCCCCCCTCTTTGCAGAATATTCGCACATGTCACTTACAGATTCTGCCTTGAGGGGTATTAGATGTGCACTTGAGTATTCTGCCCGCCCCACAACCAACAAATCTAACAAAGCAAATCAGGACCAATTGGCCTCTGTCAATCTCCAGCCTGAGCAGACTCCGCAGAGCCCGGAACATCCACAGCGCATAACAAAGAAGAAGAGAGGAAGAGGTCCCACTCGCTGCCGCTTCTTGAATGACTTGGCAGATGGTGAGCGGATTTTTGTTCATTTCAACAAGTTTGGACAGCCTGTTGGTCCTGAGTCATCCAAGCTAAGCAGCTTCCTGGGCACTATAGCACGGAATGGACACAAGGCACCCCTTAATTTTGTTCACTGGAGAGCAATGCCAGATTCTTACAAAGAGGAAATGTGGGAGTATGTTCAGGCATGATAAAACATTTACTCATTCCTTTTGTGTCATATTGCTTTCCTTTTGTAGTGACATTTTGCCTCTTCCATGTGCTATAGACAAAGTTTTCCCTTGATCCAAGTGGCAAGTCCTGGGTCATGCAGTCTATTGCTACAAAATGGAGGAATTGGAAGGCAGATCTAAAGGCAACATATTATGATTCTCTTAAAACAGATGAAGAGCGCTTGAAGGTACGTGATCCAAGGGTTGTTCCTGATCAATGGCCAAGCCTTATCTCATATTGGAGCTCTGATGACACAAAGGTATTTACGAAGCAGTGATTGTAAATTCAAGTTCCTTTATTGTGGTGTAAATTTTATTGGTACTTAACtttaaaaatgtgaaaaatgttATCTGTATTTTCCGTTGGTAGAAACATTGTGCTACGAATAGGGCTAACCGTTTAAAACAGAGGAGTGGACATTCTTCAGGGACTAAGAGTTATGCAAGGATACTTGAGGAGGAGGTAATTTCTTGTGTTTCTGAAATAATAGTTACATGCGTGTTGCATAGTTTGTTTTGAAAGCTGTATTGAAAGAAATTTTCCTTTTGTTGAAATAGCGAAACAAAAGGCCTGATGGGAAGGAACCAACTAGAGCTGAGCTTTATATCTTAACACATACACGCAAGAATGGACAGCCTGTTGATGAGACTGCGGCAGAATTAATTGTATGTAGATTTAACTCAACTGTACTTTTTTTAGATGTGgagttatatgtaaatatatgtgcATCTACCCTCTATCTGATAAATTTTGCAAGCTAAACAATTGGGTTTCTCTTTGCAGTCAAAGATCCGTGAACAGGAAGCTAAGAAAGAGACTACCTCACAATGTAGTGATGAGTCAAATGACACATTGTGTCGAGTTATGGGAGAAGAAAACCATAACCGTGTGCGAACTTATAGAATGCGTTCCACTTGTACTGATCTTTTTGGTCCAATATCTAGCCGTGATGACCTGGTGAGAATGGCTTCTGAGGCCAAAAAGTCGGCAGATGAAGAGGTGCGCAAGATGGTAGTGAAAATGGAGGCTATGGAGGAAAAATATGCACGTATGGAAAACCATATAGCTAGAATGACTTCAAGCATGGAGAAGTTTCTCAAGAAGGTTGGTGGATCTTCAAATACTTTGGGTCTCGAACAGGTAATCTTCTGGTCTACTTTTGTTCAATGGTAGTTGATATCTGTTTTATGTCTACTGTTATGCTGTTTGCGTTTCAGTTTCATGATAATCCCAAATGTCCCTAGCACTCAAAGCAGCTACACGTACACGACATGGATCTGtgtgttatttttttttttctaattcttttGAAGGTTTCTTTTTCTCCTTATTTGTCCTGTACATAGTTAATAGGAATGACCTTCTATTGCGTATGTTAACTAATTAGCCTAGAATTGGAAATGCACCGAGTTCTAATAAAAACACTAATTTGTTGGTGCTGTAGTTATAGTCTGCAGAGTATCTATGGTTAATTGatagaaaattaaatttcaaaaaacctAGGGACCATATCTCAATTCTTGAGAACAAAAATTGTTGTAGAATAGCACACTATTGGAAGTAGCATTTCATGCATATGTAGTTTGATTTGTAAATTCGTTTTAGTATTATTAGCACATATAACGTGGAAGTTTCGATATATGACATAGAAAAACTGTTTATTTTTTGAGATTCTGCTGTCCTGTTTCTTGCCTTCCAAGGATACTATGGCCTATTATTAGTCCGTTCAGTTTTGCTTTTGTTAACTTGTCAATGACCCAAGGAAAACTAGTTTTTGTCATTGCATATTGGCCCTTTGAAATCTTTGCACAATGATGGTTTGTCAGTCTGGTTATTCATCAGGGCTTAGATTATGCAAGTGCAGTTCTGCCAATAACTTGAATAAAGCTTCTttgttttctcctttttttaTCAGGCTGCAGAACCAGAAGAGGATGATGCTTAATGGACTTCTTCACCCACCATTATGTTGAATGTGGCTTTATGCTGATTCTATTTGTAAGTGTTTTAATTTTGCATGTTGAACCTGTGGAACTTGAATTGTTGAAGGAATGCCCTTTCATTATAAATATGATTGGAACTGAAATTATTGTAAAATTGCAACAAATCTGTTTTTCTGAATGATTATGGAAGTTGTTAGGCAAAATGTACGAGCATGCATACATAACATATAATACTAAAAGGGGGGGTGTTCAAAGTATTACATAAATGGCCCCATTCTTAAGGTTTGACGCTTCCTCTAGCTATAGGCCACCCCTTAGAAAGGAGAACCCTTTATATTGTGTCTAATTCTGTATGTCGTGTCATCAAATCTTTTATCCTTAAATCTAAAGGTGAAAGCTTGTGAGACAAATATCTATAATATACATtttgcaaatggaaaactataACAATCAATTAAAACGCCATAAAACcctaaatttgaaagaaaaaaaggttTCAAGTTCATTGAACTCAAATACCTAACTTTTCTGATATTCTTCAAGATTTTCCTGTTGATACTGAATGAATGAAGATGAAGATTGGTACTTCAGAGAATGTCGAGGGAACTCCCATTGCATTTGAACCACCTCTCGCATGGTGGGACGTTCGATGCTATTTTCTTGTACACATAGCATTGCAATGAACAATAAGAGCATTGCTTCATCTTTGGGCACACTTGCTAGCCTTGGGTCAACAATTCCAATAACTTCTCTTCGACATTTTGTCACTCCTTTTACCCATTGGACAATATCTACACCTTCACTGAATCCACCCACTGGCCTTCGGCCAGTGATCAACTCTAAAAGTACCACTCCAAAACTATACACATCACTTTTCTCGTCCACTCTCAGTGTGTATGCATATTCTACAACAGAACAAAAGTAACATTAATATTTGGGGGAAAAAGTAACTAATGTTCCAAATTATGTTGGTATCTAATTGTAAATCAACTGATAATAGATTAATACAACAATTTCATAGGAACAAGCTACCAACTTAGATGAATACAAATTTCACAGTTTGACAAGCCAACaagagaataaattgtaaatatggAGAAAACTTTTGTTGTAGGCATACCAGGAGCAATGTAGCCATAGGAGCCTGCAATAGCTGACATGCACTCTGATGCAGCCCCATCGATCAAAAACTTGGCCAATCCAAAATCAGCAACGTGTGCTTCAAAGGTTGAATTGAGCAAAATGTTGTTTGATTTTACGTCTCGATGAATGATTAATGGTGAGCAATCATGGTGAAGATAGCACAGGCCTTTTGCTGCTTCGGCTGCAATTTTGCACCTCAAGTTCCATCCCAAGAATGCACCTTTTTTCCCATGTAAAACTTCTCCAAGGCTTCCATTGCTCATGTATTCATAAACCAAGAGATTGGTTTCTTTGTTGGAGCAAAATGCTAGCAACCTGACAATGTTTCTATGTCTAATGTTTCCAAGTGTCTGGATTTCTGCTCTGAAACCGTGATCATGGTTACTAGTGCCAAAGCCAAGAAGTTTTTTTACTGCAATTTCTGTACCATTAGGCATTTTTCCATGATAAACAATCCCTGCACCTCCTCTTCCAATCACATTTCCATCTTTAATACATTCAAGGATGTCAGCAGCTGCAAATTCCAGCTTTTGGAATGTTGTCATCTTCCAAGAATCCGTACCATTTTTCTTGAATGACTTGGCCTTGATTATGGCGGCAGTGGCAAATATTAGAGAGCATATTAACAGGCCTAGTGTGAAGATTAACTTAAAGTTCCTAGGGGCCTTTCTGGGGGCCCTTGTAATGGCAGAGAAATTGCAGGGATTTTTCAGGAGAGAACCACAAAGTTGAGGATTGCCTGCAAAAGATGAAGCGTTAAAGACAGCAAATTGACCGGATTCTGGCAGCTTCCCAGAGAAATCGTTGAAAGAAAAATCAGCAACTGTAAGGCTTTTCATTGAACCAATGCTTCTTGGTATGGCTTGACAAAAATGGTTCCTCGATACATTCAAGTAACTCAGGATATGGACATTGGAAATCTCAGGTGGAATTGAGCCTGAAAGGTTATTCCGGCTCATATCAAGGTATGTTAGATGGACACAATTTCCAATTACTGGTGGAATAATCCCAGAAAGTAAGTTTCTACTAAGATCAAGCTTCAGTACTTGCCTGAGTTCACCTAGAGAAGCTGGTATTGGACCTGAGAACTGATTTCCACCGAGTAGAAGGATTTCAAGAGAAGTGAAGTTGGAAAATGAATATGGCAGTGGACCAGAAAGGAGATTGTTTGACAAATTAAGCAGGCCTAGCTTAACAGGTTTCAAGGAGCTATTCCGATTTTCAGATAATGTTCCTGTAAGGTAATTGTTCTGCAACTCTACTAAGTTTAGCTCAGGCAGGTAGATGAatccatttggaatactaccatTCAAGTAATTCTGCCCCAGCCTTACTCTACTGAGACTATAACATCTCTCCAGGCCTTCAGGAATGGTCCCAAAAAGGAAATTTTTCATGAGAACTAATACCCTTAACTGATTTGAAGCACACAAGTCTCGTGGGATCGTACCGGTTAGCTTGTTGGAGGACAAATCGAGCAATTGCAGCTTCCCATTTTGACCAAGATTCTCGGGTATCACACCAGTAAAGCTGTTCATCCAAAGCCCCAGAGTTTCCAAATTAGGCAAATCGGCTACATAGTCTGGAATAGACCCATGTAATCTGTTCATGAAGAGATTGAAAAGCCTAAGCTGCTTAAGATTGACCAACTCAGATGGGATTTCTCTAGTGAGTGCATTGTGGGAGAGATCAAGATTCACCAAGTTTGTCAAGTTGCCTAACTGCTTAGGAATTGGACCCGAGAGTTGATTGAGATGCAGATAGAGAGTATCAAGCAACTGCAGGTTTCCCAACTCCTGAGGAATTGGACCATCCAGTTCACAACTTGAGAGATCCATGTGAACtaaatttaccaaattacccAACTCCAAAGGGATACTTCCTTCGAAAACATTGTAATACCCCAAGTAAATCTCTCTCAGCTTTATGAGCTTGCCTAACTCACCAGGGATTTTTCCCTCAAGATCATTTCTGGCTAACGAAAGATACTCCAATCCCACTAGTGTTCCATAGCTTGGTGGAATTTTGCCATGGAAATAATTTCCACCAAGGTCCAAGTACTTGAGCTTCTTCAAGCCAACAATCCCAAGTGGCAGTAAAGCAGTGAAGTTATTATTATAAGCATCAAGTACTTCCAGATTGCTGATACTTGCATAGTTCCAATCCAGGTGACCATTGAACTGGTTGTTTGAAATGTTAAGAAATCGAAGGTCACTTAAATTTGCCATCTCAATGCTGCCAGTGAAGTTGTTACATGCAAGAGAGAGGTTGGTTAGCCTATCAAGTCTCGAAATCTGAGGTGAAACAGAGCCGCACATATTCATATATGTCAAGTCCAATGAAACAACTCGCCCCCAGGCGCATTCTATTCCAGCCCAAGAACAAACCGAACTTGGGTTCGAAGAATTCCACGAGCTTAAGAGAGGTTCAGGGAACTGAAACCCTTTCTTGAGCTTGACCAAGACATGAAAGTCATTAACTAATGAAGTTGAACAAGTGGTGCTTAGAAGAGAGAAGAGTGTCAAAACAATGAGAGGGACCATGTTTTCTATCCAAATAGTATGTTCCAAGATGAGTGAGTTTGAAGAAGCTAAGGCCAAAAGATTTTAAACGTTCAAAGGATAAAAGATTTTCTAGGAAAGGAGGGAAAAGCGAAGTGAATCTGAGAAACTTAAAGCCTGTATAGGCTTACGGAATCAAACATTTTCTTACAAAGAGTCTTCATATACAAGAAAGAATTTGAGCCTCTCCTTTTTGgctcttctcttttctctcaAAGAAGTCAAAGCTGTTAGCCATGATTTTTTTAAACCATGAATTCATGGAAATtggaatgaaaatttaaaattggattACAGACTTTTAAAGCTGAGAGTTAAGCTTAGGGGAGGGGAAAAAAAGCAAAGCTGATGCTCTCGTCCTTTATTCatatgacaaaaatgccctttagCTTTAATCAAAGAAAGGTCTTTATAGCTTTGAATGAGAgatggatgatgatgatggaaTTGCagtttcattcaattttaaaaatggcTCAATTGTTCTGTTGCTTTTCATCAATTGATGACCATGTAGTCCCATTTTTGTTTTCTCCTAATAAGtctttttatataattatcaATGGAAACATGTGGGGATATATAGTAACTAATGCTTGCTATAATTATCATGTTATTGtatttttttgtctaaaaacTTTGAGAACGATTCAAAAGTAAGGCTCTTTTAGGCTCAAAAGTATATTGagtttaaaacattcaatttcttATTGTACTATCTTTTGATTCTTTGAATTGGCTGAACATCTCGGGATCTTGCTAGTTTCTACATAAAACATCAGAACCTATATATAATTAGCTCCTCTGATTAGGACATGTTAATTAATTCTCACCAATCTCAGAAGAAAATGGTGTTTGAATATTCTCCTAAACTATGGTACATTCGACTTTAGATAGTATAAATATATCCCTAGAACACCATGTTTTAGAGGTCCATGCAAATGTagcacaaaaaaaagaaaaagctaaaaGAATATGAGAAATCAATGGATAGACTTCTGAGATATGccgatatgtatatgtatatgtatatgtacgtatgtatgtttgtatgtccAAACAAAAGTAAAGAAACTTGCAGCGTGAGAAGCAAATTGTGATGAGTTTGATGACGCCTGTCATGACAACCTGACAGCACCATAAATCTCTTCAACCATAGGTTGGACCAGAAATGGATATAAAGTGAAAATGCAGACATAGTTTTCATTTTGTGAGTATCTGAATACTAGAGGTAGTGAGATGTTTCAATATTTGAGTTGGAAACATGTGCCTGCAGCAGCAAAGAACTGTAAGGAGTAAAAAGATGGTGATTATTAGTATATCATTACAATGTTTGTTGAAAGATCtgtgtataaaattataattattgaaTGGATAGGTTGCAGGGATGGAGGGTTATTCCCATATCTCTCTATCTCATCTCCTTGCTTGCACTGCAGTGCTGGGACCAACTATTAAGTTACTGCACCAATATTGTGTTTCAGCTTTAAtggaagatgaagatgaagtCTTAGAAGAGTGGACTTAAAAGTAAAAGCAGCAGGGATATCTATCTGCTTTTTTATTTTCCACCTCAAAAGAAAAATCCATGCCATATATGTCCCTTTTTCATGAAAAGAGGGCTCTATTACTGCTCTCTTTCTTTCTTGGAAAGAATATATGGGAAATTTTGTGATAACATGAAACGAGCTTCATTCTTATTCTTTTCCATCTCGTGTGCCCCTCCTTCACAGCTACCTGCTTTGTGAATGGGGAAAAGCGATTTGAGCAAGGTGGGTGCTCTTTTGAGGTGTCTTTATCTATCTACCTTCTTCATGCCAGCTCTGGGCCCATTTAAAGCTTCACCCTCCCAATGGCTGAAGAAGATATGCGcgcgcacacacacacacacacatataatatatatgtccATTAAGTAAAAAAGTAGCGCTCattcatataaaataataatgatgatgatatttagtcattgatgaaattttatcctcTGAAATAACACTTTCTTTCATCAACTATATAATTGTTTtacctttttttctttgttttgtaatAGTAACCATTGCTGTAATGACATTAACTTTGGAGAATCTTATCTGACAGCAAAAATCCAAGAGGGAACATATCTCAACTTGGCTTTTGTCTGAATCTTTCATGTAAagaatatatcaaaatcaaaGCAGCCCCACTTGGCATTACAAATGCTTAGCTTCCCTTTATTGTAATGATAACGGAATTATTGTTAAATGTCCCACTTATGATCCtcgaaaaggaaaaaaaaactgaTTATTTGTTGGTTTTTGACAAGCTCCTCCTGATCCTCAAACATGGGGCCATTGTAATCACATTTGCTACTATTATTAGGTGGAAATCTCATTCAAATTGCAGTTTTCATAAGACATATATATAGTAACAATtgatacatacatacacacacacgCACGcacgcacacacacacacacacacacacgcacaTACATACATGGTACTAATATATATGGTTGGAAAGAGACAAGAAACAGGACAATGTCAGCCCTTTTTGTACTGGTTTTTGATTCATTTACTTCTTGAGTTGGGATAATCAACGAATCATTGGGTTATTGCAATGTGACAAGGAATTACTGGGAGATGGAATTATTGGTGTTTGGTAgccatgaaaatgaaatatatgaagcTTCAGTAAGCTAAATGGAAAGACATATTATTGGCTCTCAAATTCGCACTCCTCCAAAGTTCTATCACATCTTCACGAGTCCCATTTATCAGTAGCATTAATGCACAATTCAAGAGCAAAGAAAAAGGGTAATTTAAACGTAATGACTTGGGTTCAAATATCTAGAGGTGTACTTGAGGGTGCCAAAAGTTTGGGAGAACCTGAGTATTCAAAGAGGATAATTTTGGCTTATACTCTTACTATGACACGGCTCGGGTTAGGTCAGGTGATGACAAAAAGATTAGAAGATTGATGAGAATCAACTCGTTCACACCCACACCCGTTGAAATGAATCTGCTGCTAAAGGATAAAGGGGAAAAGTGAGTTTAAAAATGCCAAttctaaagcaaaaaaaaaaaagaaaagaaaaaaaggaagggaGGAAGAGGGACAGTGAACATGGGTCACAGTCTTGGGGGGTAATTAAATGGCAGTAGAATATGAATTTGAGGCACAGACAAGGCTTGCTCTTAGGTGTTGGACGCTTTTACATTTCAACACCTTGGGCGAGCAGATGGTAAAAAAAAACCCCACGGTTACAACCCGGCTCGGTCCGTTAGGgttgggttttatttttttgaaaattcggATTTGGGGTGGATGAAATCGggtgaaattagaaaaataatcgGGTCAGGATCCGGTTTGAGGTAAATTCGTTTCGCCCCGCTTTGCCAAATTGTTTTACAAAAAtgtctttaatatatatacatatattaaaattttctttccataaataaatatataaataaaaaatattaagttttaagtctatactaaaaaaattattcttacttacttcaaaataaaaaataaaataattaaaaatataattttattttcttcaatataaaaaataaaataattaaattaaattcgggctaatgtagttttttttattaatttttttcgatttagtcattaaatttttgaaattaaatattttagtcactctaagCTGATGTTGacttttttttattggtctagtaaTAAAATTAATCCTCTGATGTTTATACATTCTAtaaatttgatcctaaatattaaaaaagttaaaaaaattagccctcaatgtttataaaatttgtcattttagttctaattctaaaaaaattaataaatttggccctcaacatttacaaaatctagcaatttagtctttaactctcaaaattttttaaaaatatttttttaaatttcatttttagcCCTTTATAACACATCGACTAACCCATGtgagatattaaaaaaaaaagagtaccCTCTTTCAAGCCACTTGCAACAATATTTTTAACTATGATTTAGGCTCCACACTAACCGACCCGAGATagctataaccgaattaaccgaccttctaaaatttttaaccgttaaccgaaccgaaatttaaaaaaaaaattaaccgaaccgaaactTTTTCAGTTAATT from Gossypium hirsutum isolate 1008001.06 chromosome D12, Gossypium_hirsutum_v2.1, whole genome shotgun sequence includes these protein-coding regions:
- the LOC107945188 gene encoding leucine-rich repeat receptor-like serine/threonine-protein kinase BAM3, whose translation is MVPLIVLTLFSLLSTTCSTSLVNDFHVLVKLKKGFQFPEPLLSSWNSSNPSSVCSWAGIECAWGRVVSLDLTYMNMCGSVSPQISRLDRLTNLSLACNNFTGSIEMANLSDLRFLNISNNQFNGHLDWNYASISNLEVLDAYNNNFTALLPLGIVGLKKLKYLDLGGNYFHGKIPPSYGTLVGLEYLSLARNDLEGKIPGELGKLIKLREIYLGYYNVFEGSIPLELGNLVNLVHMDLSSCELDGPIPQELGNLQLLDTLYLHLNQLSGPIPKQLGNLTNLVNLDLSHNALTREIPSELVNLKQLRLFNLFMNRLHGSIPDYVADLPNLETLGLWMNSFTGVIPENLGQNGKLQLLDLSSNKLTGTIPRDLCASNQLRVLVLMKNFLFGTIPEGLERCYSLSRVRLGQNYLNGSIPNGFIYLPELNLVELQNNYLTGTLSENRNSSLKPVKLGLLNLSNNLLSGPLPYSFSNFTSLEILLLGGNQFSGPIPASLGELRQVLKLDLSRNLLSGIIPPVIGNCVHLTYLDMSRNNLSGSIPPEISNVHILSYLNVSRNHFCQAIPRSIGSMKSLTVADFSFNDFSGKLPESGQFAVFNASSFAGNPQLCGSLLKNPCNFSAITRAPRKAPRNFKLIFTLGLLICSLIFATAAIIKAKSFKKNGTDSWKMTTFQKLEFAAADILECIKDGNVIGRGGAGIVYHGKMPNGTEIAVKKLLGFGTSNHDHGFRAEIQTLGNIRHRNIVRLLAFCSNKETNLLVYEYMSNGSLGEVLHGKKGAFLGWNLRCKIAAEAAKGLCYLHHDCSPLIIHRDVKSNNILLNSTFEAHVADFGLAKFLIDGAASECMSAIAGSYGYIAPEYAYTLRVDEKSDVYSFGVVLLELITGRRPVGGFSEGVDIVQWVKGVTKCRREVIGIVDPRLASVPKDEAMLLLFIAMLCVQENSIERPTMREVVQMQWEFPRHSLKYQSSSSFIQYQQENLEEYQKS